Below is a genomic region from Thermocladium sp. ECH_B.
ATAATGCTGAAACGGATAACTTGGAGAAAGCGGATTCATCAGTTAAGAGCCTCGCCAACGCCTCTACGGCTTCCCCCGAGTCCCGGTACCCAATCCCGTTCTCTCCCTCCCCCGCTAAATCAGTCCAAGTTCCTCCAGATGCATGTACAACTATGGGGAGGCCCCGCGACATAGCTTCAGCCACCGCTATGCCCCAATGCTCATTAATAGTGGCGTGCAGGAATGCGCGGCTTGAATCCATGATAGAGTTAATCACTGATCGTGGCGCATTAGGAATCAACCGAACTATACCGCCATCCCCCTCAGCCTCGCCAATTCCCCTAATAACCCTCAGCCTCGCTTTTCTTGCTTCTGCCTCAACCCTCTCCAAATAATTGACTTGGGTTCTCGTTGTTGCTCCCCCCATTATTATCAACTCGGCATTTGGCATCTCCTTAAATAGTCGAGGCGCTATTTCCTTAACTACCCAGTGATACCTCTTCTCCTCGCTGAATCTGCCCAGCATGACCACCTTGGGCCCCCTCTCATCGAATTCCAGTGGTTTTCCAATTATTTCCGTATTTGGAGCTATAGGGGGATTAAGGACGATGGGGTCCCCTCCATAGACTTCCTTAATGACTTTAGCGGTCCACCGGGAATTAGTTAGTACTGCGTCGGAATCTTCAAAGGGATTGCTCCTAATATAGTGGGGAAGCATGGTAGTAAATAACTTCCAATACATGTTGAGGGGGAATCGACCGTACCGCTCCATTATGTATGGGTCCTCACCATACGCTAATCCGGTACCCTTAAACTTGGGATTCACGACAATCTCCAGCGGGAAATGTATATACTCAATGATTTTAAGCGATTTATGGTACCTATACTTAAGTAGTGGCTTATAGGTTGGTTCATCTGTGAATAAGAGATCTGTATTATATCTTTTTATAGCAGTTTCAGCGGGTTTCCATGCATATAGCCTAGTCAATAATCCAAATGCCTTAATTCCGATTGATAGGGTTATTATCTTGAAGCTAGATAAATCTATCCCATACCAATCAACGTACTTACGTGGATCGAAGGAGAATGTTCCAGTTAGTATTGGATTGAAGCCGGCTTCGCTTAGGGCTATGGCTGCAGCAGCATCAACTAATTGCCCCCCACCTGGTGATCCCCAGTATCTATGGCTTACTACAGCATATCTCGCCTTACTTTTACTCATCATTACAGCATAATTATTAGGTCCATAAATAAATTTATTGCATGGATATGTAGCATGAATTGATGAGCGCCTTAAGCTGCTCATGAGTCTAGAAGCGGGAAGTTTTATAAAACGACTTTCTCCTTGAGTAACTTATGACTCCTCCATTGCGTAAGATAGATAAAAACATTTGGGAGATACCGAGGGATTATAAGCCATGCATGAAGGTCCCCGCCAGGATATTCGCTAGCGACTCATTAATTGAGAAAATGAAGAGCGACATGACGCTTGAACAGGCCGCCAATGTTGCTTGCTTGCCTGGCCTCTATAAGTATAGCATAGCGTTGCCTGATGCGCATCAGGGTTATGGTTTTCCGGTGGGCGGCGTGGCGGCGGTTGATGTGAACAGCGGTGCAATTAGTCCTGGCGGGATTGGTTATGATATTAATTGTGGAGTTAGGGTATTGAGAACCGACTTAAGCATTAATGATGTGAAGCCTAGATTACGGGAATTAGTTGATACCATTTTTAAATTAGCGCCGGCCGGCGTTGGGGAGACTGGCCATGTAAGATTATCGGTTGGGGAACTCGATCAAGTGTTAAACGAGGGGATTTCATGGGCGATAAGTCGAGGATATGGTTGGAGGGATGATCAGGATTATATTGAGCAAAACGGGAGCTGGGACTATGCGGATGCGTCTAAGGTAAGCGCGAGAGCTAAGGATAGAGGAAAAAGCGAGCTAGGCACCATAGGTTCCGGGAATCACTTCATAGAGGTGCAGGTCGTGGAGAAGATATTCGATGAGAAAGTGGCAAAGGCCTTTGGCATAAATGATGTTGGGCAAGTGATGGTGATGATACATAGCGGGTCAAGGGGTCTCGGTCATCANGTGGCAACGGACTATATAAGAATCGCCGAGGGTAAAATGAGGCAATGGGGACTCATCCTGCCGGATAGGGAGCTAGTTTCAATGCCAATCAACACGAGGGAGGCCCAGGATTACTTGCATGCCATGGCTGCAGCCGCCAATTATGCCTGGACTAATAGGCACTTGCTTATGCATTGGGTTAGGGAGGCATTTAAGAGTGTCTTTAATAGAGATCCAGACAAGTTGGGGATGAGGGTTGTCTATGATGTAGCCCATAATATAGCCAAGTTAGAGGAACATGAAATCGATGGACAAAGAAAAAGCATGTGGGTTCATAGGAAGGGCGCAACCAGGGCATTCCCAGCAGGTAGGCCTGAGATTCCGAAGATATATAGGGATATTGGCCAACCGGTTTTGATACCTGGAAGCATGGGGACGGGTTCCTATATATTAGTTGGGTCGGAGGCATCGATGAATTTAACGTTTGGCACGGCGCCTCATGGTGCAGGTAGGGTAATGAGTAGATCAGCGGCGGTGAGGATGTTGCCTCCCAGTAAGGTTAAGACCGCATTGGAGGGNAGAGGAATAATAGTTAGGAGCGCGGAGTCCGAGATAATAAGTGAGGAAGCGCCAGAGGCATATAAAGATGTGGATGCCGTAGTGGAGGTGGCGGACTCCATTGGCATGGCTAAGAAAGTGGCTAGGATGAGACCCATAGGCGTAGTAAAGGGATAATGCCTTTAATTCAATAGATTTTAATAATAGGATTCAAGTGAGCATTCATGGAGTTAAGCGATATAATAAGATCAATAGAGACTCGGATCAGCGTTGTTGATGAGACTAGGGAGCGATTATTGAAGGATACTAGGGACATAATNAGGACATCCAAGGAGGTTATCCTACGCGTGGCTAAGGGTGACCTAAATGCTGAGTCAAATAATGTCAATAAAATAATGAATCAGGTGATGAATGTTATCAACATTGCGAAGAATGTGCCCGAGGTTTATTATAGTGGCATACTGGATGGCCCGCTAGCCGAATATGCGGAGGCGATGATACTATATAATCTAGTTAAGCAGAATAAGTACCCTACGCCGGAGGAGTTAGGCATATATGATGTGCCATACCTCCTTGGGCTAGGCGATGTTGTTGGCGAACTTCGTCGCATAGTATTGGATAAGTTAAGGCTTGAAAAGTATAAGGAGGCAGAGGCATTATTTAATAGGATGGAGGAGATCTATGAGGTCCTCTCAACCCTAATTATACCAAATGCGTTGGCGCCCGGTCTTAGACCTAAGGTTGATGTGGCTAGGAAACTCGTTGATGCGACGCGGTCTGACTTATTTCTGGCCCAGGTAAAGAGGGGATTTATCAATGACGAGGATAATGAGGAGAATAAGCGAGAATTACATTAAGTCAAAGATACCTAAGGGCTTTAACCTGGATGCGGCTCGATCAATTCAGAAGCGATTAGCGGGCCTAATTGAGGAGCGCGAGTTAATGGAAAGGAGATTAGTGGCCGGAATAGATGCCGCATATGTAGGTGATGTAGCGATTAGCGCCGCGGTCGTGATTGATTCAATTAATAAATCTATAATAGATTCATCAATTGCCAAGACAAAGGTATGGTTTCCATATGTTCCTACCCTGCTTTCCTTTAGGGAATTAAAGCCGATGATTGCAGCTTATGAAGGGCTTCACGTTAAGCCGCACGTGATTATGATAGATGGTCATGGCTTTGCGCATCCCTCTCGCTTGGGAATAGCATCCCACTTCGGTGTAACTATGCAATTACCAACAATAGGAGTCGCTAAGTCGCTTTTATATGGTGAATGCGAAATCGATGATACGTATTCTCCCATACTTGATCCAATCGATCATAGCGTGATAGGCGCTATGCTGCGTTGTTCACGGAACTCAAAACCTATGTTCATAAGCATAGGTAATCTAGTGACTCTTCGGGATGCAGTTGACTTATCGAGGTCGCTTTGTGCTGGGTCATCAATGCCTCTACCAATACTGTTGGCTCATAGATTAGCCAATAAAAGCAAAAGGTCATAGCCATTATATTCTCGTAATAAGCAAGAGGGATATGGTGCGATATTTTTCCATGGACGGAGAAAGTTTTTTAATGAGTGTTTAAACGGGTTGTCATAGGTAGTGGGCGAGGGAAATGAAGATACCGTTTTGCACGTTTTGCGTCAAGTCGCGCATGTTCTGCGCTAAGTGCCAATCCTTATTGGATAGTGGGGAATATGATGAATTGGATGTGGATGTGATCGATAAGTTACTTTCAATTGAGCAGAAATATAAGCAATACTTGTCTGATGTGTCTTACAGCAAATCATACAAGGTCAGGAATCTACTGCTCATTGCCATGGTTGGCGTAAGAAACATGCCGAGAAACATCATTAAGCAG
It encodes:
- a CDS encoding glycosyl transferase, with the protein product MSKSKARYAVVSHRYWGSPGGGQLVDAAAAIALSEAGFNPILTGTFSFDPRKYVDWYGIDLSSFKIITLSIGIKAFGLLTRLYAWKPAETAIKRYNTDLLFTDEPTYKPLLKYRYHKSLKIIEYIHFPLEIVVNPKFKGTGLAYGEDPYIMERYGRFPLNMYWKLFTTMLPHYIRSNPFEDSDAVLTNSRWTAKVIKEVYGGDPIVLNPPIAPNTEIIGKPLEFDERGPKVVMLGRFSEEKRYHWVVKEIAPRLFKEMPNAELIIMGGATTRTQVNYLERVEAEARKARLRVIRGIGEAEGDGGIVRLIPNAPRSVINSIMDSSRAFLHATINEHWGIAVAEAMSRGLPIVVHASGGTWTDLAGEGENGIGYRDSGEAVEALARLLTDESAFSKLSVSALSRVRGLSLREFSDKLGKIVRELL
- a CDS encoding RNA-splicing ligase RtcB; the encoded protein is MTPPLRKIDKNIWEIPRDYKPCMKVPARIFASDSLIEKMKSDMTLEQAANVACLPGLYKYSIALPDAHQGYGFPVGGVAAVDVNSGAISPGGIGYDINCGVRVLRTDLSINDVKPRLRELVDTIFKLAPAGVGETGHVRLSVGELDQVLNEGISWAISRGYGWRDDQDYIEQNGSWDYADASKVSARAKDRGKSELGTIGSGNHFIEVQVVEKIFDEKVAKAFGINDVGQVMVMIHSGSRGLGHXVATDYIRIAEGKMRQWGLILPDRELVSMPINTREAQDYLHAMAAAANYAWTNRHLLMHWVREAFKSVFNRDPDKLGMRVVYDVAHNIAKLEEHEIDGQRKSMWVHRKGATRAFPAGRPEIPKIYRDIGQPVLIPGSMGTGSYILVGSEASMNLTFGTAPHGAGRVMSRSAAVRMLPPSKVKTALEGRGIIVRSAESEIISEEAPEAYKDVDAVVEVADSIGMAKKVARMRPIGVVKG